A segment of the Streptomyces pactum genome:
AGCCTTCGTGCATGCTTCAGCACTGGGTTCTCCGTCAGATTTCTGGGTTTGGCGATGATCAGTTCCCAACCGTGACTCAACACCCTCTGACCGTACTGGACCCCCTGCAGGGTGGCTGCATCGACCGCTCGGGTGAGGCCGAACAGCATCTCCTCGGTCTTGAAGCTCTTGGAGAAGCCGTTGTGCATGATCTCCTCGGCAATGTGCTTCGTTGCGTTGGGGTGCACCCAGATCTGGCGGCCGCTTGAGGTGAGCAGATTGAAGGACTTGGGCAGCACGGTTCCGGCATAGACGGGCTGAGTCGCCACGATCCGCGTCCATACGGAAGCAGTGGCATGCTCGATCCCCTCCGCAGCCAGATGCCGGCTTCCCGAGGTGGGGAAGGGCGCCAACAGCAGGCTGCCGAACAGTCCGACGTTATATGCCGGCGGGCAGACTATTTGGGCTCCGGTGAGATGGCTGAAACTGCCGAGGGTGACGCCGTCGAGGAAGCCGAGGCTCGCCTGTCCAGTGACCTCGATGGCTTCGTTGGTGACCTTGTCGGAGAGTTCCTTGGCGGACTGGGCCGCGGGTGGGAGGGTTGCGGTTTCGCGGTCTTCCTTCTCACAGTCGCTGTCCCACCAGTTGCCTGAGAACAGGTCCTTCAGTTGCGTAGTGACACTGCACATGCCGCTAGGGTCGACGCGGCTGGTCGGCATGTTCTCCACGTAGGCGTAAGGCTGCGTGAAGGGCGTATCCGGGTCGGGTGTGTACGGGTCGGGGCGGGTGAAGCGACCGGTGATGGTGTCGTACTGGCGGGCGCGGAGGTCGAGGTACCCGGTTGTGGGGTCCTGGTAGGCGCCGGTGTAGGACGGTGCGATAGTGCTTCCGGTCCCGGTGCTCAGCTCCCGGTTGCCGAAGGGGTCATAGGCCATGCTGTGGTCGACTGTGCCGGTGCTGTCGGTGACGTCCAAGGGCGAGCCCAGGGTGTCGTGAGTGTAGGAGAGTACGTCTCCGTTGCTGGCCTTCACGGCGGCGACCTGACCGAGCGGGTCGTAACGGTGGGACTTTACCGTTGTCAGGCCGGTGGTCTCAGTGGCGAGAAGGGGCAGCGGGGCGTTGGGGTCCCACGTGAGGCTCTTGGGGAGACTGCCTCCGATGCCTACTAGGTTGCCTTCGGAGTCGTGGCGGAAGGTTTGGCGTAGGCCGTCGTCCTTGGTGACTTCTGAGATTTGGCCGGCCAGGTCGTAGGTGTAGGTGTTGGCTCCGGCCTTGGTCTGGTTGCCCTCGTCGTCGTAGTCGTAGTTGGTGGTGGTGGAGCCTGTGGTGGACGAGGTGAGTTGGTGGGCGTCGTCGTAGGTGTAGCTGGTGGCCGTCGTCCCCAGTGTCGACGTGAGGCGGTTGCCCGCCTTGTCGTAGGTGTAGCTGGTGGTGCGGGAGGCGGCGCAGCCGCTGACCTGCGGTTGCGGGGCGCAGCCGGCGGTGATACGCCCGGCCTTGTCGTAGGTCAGGTCGTAGCCGCCTGCGGCGACCCCTGCCCGGGTGGTGTCGATGCGGGTGGGCTGGCCGGCGGGGGAGAGGGCGAGCGCGGTCTTGGTGACCACCGCTCCCGCCTTCGTGGCGTTGACGGACGTCAGTCGCGCCGCGGCGTCGTAGGTCCGTTCCTCGACCAGAGTGTTGGGCAACGTGGTACGGGTGAGGTTCGCTTCGGCGTCGTAGGTGTATTTGGTGGTGGTGGAGTCGGCGGCCATGGTGGCGGTGCGGCCGTCGGCGTCGTAGGTGTAGGTGATGGTGGTGCCGTCGGCGTACTTGCGGGTCAGCATCTGGCCTGCGGCGTCGTAGGTGTAGGCGAAGCCGCGGGTCTTGGTGAGGCGTCCGGCCTTGTCGTAGACGAAGTCCTCGGAGAGGGCTGCGTTCTCACGCAGGGTCATCTGTCCGGCGGCGTCGTACTGGTAGGTGACGTCTGGCGTGGTGTCGGAGTAGTCCACCTTGGTCAGCAGGCCGCGTGCGTCCCAGTTCTGGGTGGTGGTGCCCCGGGGCGTGGTCTTGGTGGTGAGGTTGCCGTCCGCGTCGTAGGCGTAGGAGGTCTTGCGGTCGAGCGGGTCGGTGACGGAGGTAAGTCGCTGTGCTGGGTCGTATCCGTAGGTGGTGACGTGCCCTGTCGGGTCGGTGCGCCGGATGCGGTTGCCGGCCTTGTCGTAGGCGTAGGCCGTCTTGCCGGCGTCGGGTGCGGTGACCGAGGTCAGGCGGCCGAGGGCGTCGTATCCGTAGGCGGTGGTGCGCTGGGCTGGATCGGTGACGGACGTGACGTTCCCGGAAGCGTCGTAGCTTCTCTTTGCGACGTTGCCCAGCGGGTCGGTCAGGCTGACTGGTTTGCCTGCGGCGTCGTAGTCGGTGGTCCAGGTGTATTTCGCTGGGGTGGCGCCGGAGGCGTTTCCGCGGGCGCTGACCATCCGTATCTGACGGTCGTCATCGTCGTAGGCGTAGGTGGTCTTGTGGCCGAGCGGCGTGGTGACGGACGTGCGGTTGCCGGCGACGTCGTACCCGTAGGTGGTGACTTTGCCCAGCGGGTCGGTCACGGTCGCGAGGAGGTCGGCGGCCGTGTAGGTGTACTTGGTGACCTTGCCTAGCGGGTCGGTGACCTGGGTGACGTTGCCGTTGCCGTCGTAGGCTGTGGTCGTGGTGCGGCCCAGCGGGTCGGTGACCTTGGTGGGCCGGTTGAGGGCGTCGTAGACGGTGCTGGTCACCGCGCCCGTCGGGGCGACGGTCTTGGTGAGGTTGCCGGCGCGGTCGTAGGCGTACGTGGTCGTGTACTTCGTCCGGTCCGCGCCGGAGGCGTTGCCGTTGGGCGGGGTAACTGAGACGAGGCGGCCTGCCTTGTCGTAGCTGTACGTCGTCTTCCCGCCCGCCGCGTCGGTCTCGGCGGTGACGTTGCCGTTCGCGTCGTAGGCCGTGGTTTCGACGGAGCCGTCGGGAGCGGTTACCGAGGTGACGCGGTTGAACTTGTCGTAGCCGAAGGTGGTGACATTACCGGCCGCGTCGGTCGCCTTGGTTTGGTTGCCGTTCGCGTCGTAGTCGTAGGTGGTGGCGTTCCCGGCTGGGGCCGTGGTCTTCGCCAGCCGCCCGGCGGTGTCATAGGCGTACGTGGTGGTGTACTTAGCCGCGTCCGCGCCGGAGACGTTGCCGCGCGGGTCGGTGTTGGTGAGCAGGCGCCCTGCCGCGTCGTAGGTATAGGTGGTCTTGGCGCCGGACGGCGAGGTGCGCGAGGTCAGGTTGCCGTTGTCGTCGTAGCCGAGCGAGGTGACCTTGCCTCGGGGAGAGGTGGTCGTGGCCACCTGCCCCAGGGTGTTGTACGTGAAGGAGGTCTTGCCCACCGGGCCGACGATGGAGGTCAGCCGCCGCGTCGTGTCGTAGTTGTACGTCGTCTTGGCGCCTCGCCCGTCCGTGTGGGTCGAGACGTTGCGGGCGGAGTCGTACGTCCATGACTCGGTTACGCCTGCGCTGGTGCGGCTCAGCAGGCCACCGGCGGAGTCGTAGGTCATGGTCGTGCGCCGTCCCGCCGGGTCGGTTACGGCCGTCAGGCGCAGCTTCGTGTCGTACTGGTACGACGTGACGTTGCCGAGCGGGTCGATGCGGTTGCGCAGCACGCTGCCGTGGTAGACGTCGGTCCAGATGCCGCCGGCCGGATCCTGGTAGTCGGTCTCCAGCGTCGCTCGGGAGAACGTGGCCTTCTTGCCGTCGGCGTCGGTGTGCTCGGTGACGCGGCCGCTGCTGTCGTACTTGGCCTGCATCGTCGTGCGGCCGGCCGGGTCCGTGACGCGGGCGAGCAAGTCGTCGGCGTCATAGGCGTAGACAGTGGTTCCGCCGTCGGTTCCCTTCACGGAGGTGAGGAGTCCGTCGGTGTAGCCGTAGTCGACGCTCTGGCCGCCGGGGAGCTCGACTGCTTCCAGCAGGTGGGTGGCCGGATCGACGGTCAGTTTCACCACTCGGCCGCCGGCGTCCTTTACCGACGCCAGGTCTGTGCCCGAGTACGTGAAGGTCAGGCCGACTCCGCTGGCGTCCCGCCATCCGGTGAGCCGGCCGGTGCCGTTGAAGGTGAGCTTTTCCCGTGTGCCGCTGGTCAGTGTGAACCCGCTGCTCGCCGAGCCGGTCAGGGTTGCGGTGACGCCGAGCGAGGAGGCCGTGTAGGCACCAGAGGTGGCGTTCTTGGTGAAGGTGATGCGTGCACCGCTGTCGGCGGAGTAGACCACCTTGGTGTCCGACACCTGGAGGCGTACGTCGTAGGCGAAGGACCAGCCCTTGCCCAGGACGCCGGATGACGTGTTGTTGGACGAGTACGTTCGCCGCAGCGCGAACGGGACCCCAGGAGCGTACAGCTGGGCGTCGACGGCGGCTTCTGTCTGGGCGCCGGTGGCGGTGTTGACCGGGTCGCCGATGTAGCCCTGGAAGGGCAGTCGGCCGGTGGTGTCCAGGCAACCGCACCCGTACGTCTCCGCGAGGGGGACGGACACCGGCCGGCCCTGGGCCTCGATGTTCGGGCCCTTTGCTTCGGCGCTCCAGCCGGTGGCGCAGCCCTTGCCCAGGGGGTCGGAGTGCGTTCCCCGGTCGGCCGAGACGGCGATCTTGTAGTAGTACTCGACGCCCTGGGTCAGGATCGTCGGGTCGGAGACGCCCCAGTTGAACGTCTTTCCGGAGTAGTCGGTCGAGCCGTCCGGGTCCGAGTCGCACCACTGCTTGATCAGCTTGTTGTCCGACGCCCGGTAGAGGGCCTTGTAGATCGACTCGGTACCGACCGGGGTGTCGAACTTGGTGTTGCCCCACTCCACATCGAAGCCGAACCACTTATGCGGGGCGACCCGCAGATTCGTCGGAGGGCTCAAAGCCGCAGCTGCGGCGGGCGCTCGGTCCTGCTTGGCACCCTTGGCGTCGGGTGCTGCGGCGTCGCTTTCGAGCGTCCTGTTGCCCGGGAGGCTGATGCTCGCACCCGGCTCCTTAGGCTCGCGCAGGTCGGCGACTTGGGCGCGTCTTTCTTTGAGCGTCATGGGGCGCTCAGGTTTCAGCGGCTTCGCGGATCTACCCGCGGGCACCTCCTTCACCACGCCGGCCCGGCCTGCTGCGGCAGCCACGCCCCCCACTGTCACGACGCTCCCGCCCAGCAACGCCAGGAGCGTCGAGAAAATTGCCAACAATCGTGCGGTACGCACCGTTTCTCCTCCCCTGCCTTCACACCGAAGACACAAGATCCACAAAGAGGAGACACGTATCACGCGTATGCATGTGCACGCCAACGATCGTGTGACGGATGTCCGTAAATGAATAAGCAGAGGGGTGAGCACCCCGCACCGCAAGAGGACTCCGACCGACAGCAGCGCTCGACGCAATAATGCTGCTGATACGGCCAATGCCCATGAAGACCACAGCCCGAACAGAGGCGCGGCCACCCGAACTGTGGTCGCCTCTTCGCCCGCTGGGCAGTCCGGGGAGAACGGCTCAAACTCATCGCCGAGGCAAGCAGGGCAGAAGCCTGCCCGCCTGCGAAGCGTTGGGTGCGGTCTGACAGCGCGCAATGTTTGCGGTACCCCGTTGAGCTCCGATTTCGGCGGGCCCGTGCACTGCGAATCGCACCCACTACGACGGGAGACTGTGGAGGCGTTCTCGGAGGCCGAGAACATCGGCACCTGCCGTTTCCGGGCCGCTGGACGGCGTCCTGGAGACGGCAGGGGGAACCAGGGCGGGGGTCCGGGCCGTGCGCAGCGGGGGGGGGCATGCGGTCGCTGTCGTCTTGGCCGAGTTTCGGACGGCCGGCGGGTACCGGCGCGCGCGGCATCGCCGCACGGCTCGCGCGCGAGTACGGCGGCGTGGCAGCGAACACGCGCCTGGCCGCGCGCCATGGCAGAGGTTCGCACCCAGTACGAGCGCGAGGAGGCCGCTGCGGGTAGGTGACGGGGCCTTCGGGCGAGGAAGAGCGGGTTGGTGCTCACCGCAGCGGTCGTCGTCGCGGGTGTGTTCCAGTGCCGTGGTTGTGTGTCAGCGGCTGGAGACGGCGCGGGCGGTGACGTCCGCCAGCTCTGTGGCCGAGGCGGGTGTCAGACGGTAGAAGCCCTGGAGGCTGACCGAGTTCTCGAGACGGCCGTCCACTACATACTTCAGGTTGCGGGTCTGGCCCCGGCGGTTGCGCCAGGTGAGCTGGGCCAGCAGGTCGCCAGGGATCGGCGTATCGAAGCGTACGGGTGTGGCGTCCACGTGCACCGCGTCGGCGCCGCAGCCCTCGGCGCCGAGCATCGACCAGTCGTCGTGCCCGGGATAGGCGGGGTCCTCCCATGTTGCGGGGGCCGTGCCGCAGCAGCCGTGACGCTCGCGGTCGATGATCCGCATCCGGCTCACCACGAACACCTCACGCCGGTTGACATGCAGCGCGTACACCTCGTCCCCCGCCTGGGCGCCCGTCCACGCGGGCAGGGAAGAATGAACGCCGCTGAACGCGACCGGCGGCCGCTCCCCCACACGGCCGGCCCTGCGCAGCGCACGGCATGTGTCGTGGGTCCACAAGACGGTGAAGGCATCAGACATACCGTGATCCTATGAACGAGCACTGACATGCTCCCCCTCTCTCGACGTCTGGCCCTGACTCGTGAGCACGGCCCCGCGGCCACCAGGGTTCTTCGAGCGCCCGTGTCCTGCGGGAGCGGAGCGCGGAGGGTCGCCGACGCGCAACCCAGCCAGGAGTCGGCCCTGCCCCCGGCCGCACACCGCACCGCCGCCCACCCGTCCCCTTCCCCTTTCTCTCTTTTCGGTCCGGGACCGGGACTGTCAAACGAGCGGGTCTGTTCCGTAGTCGGTGGTGACGGAGGGTGTGGTCAACCCAGGAGGATGCGGTGGCGGAGGAGAGGGAAGCTCGCGCGGCCGTACATCTGGCGCTTGATCAGCTTGGTTTTGTTGTTGACGCCTTCGGTGCCGCCGTTGTGG
Coding sequences within it:
- a CDS encoding DUF6531 domain-containing protein, whose product is MTLKERRAQVADLREPKEPGASISLPGNRTLESDAAAPDAKGAKQDRAPAAAAALSPPTNLRVAPHKWFGFDVEWGNTKFDTPVGTESIYKALYRASDNKLIKQWCDSDPDGSTDYSGKTFNWGVSDPTILTQGVEYYYKIAVSADRGTHSDPLGKGCATGWSAEAKGPNIEAQGRPVSVPLAETYGCGCLDTTGRLPFQGYIGDPVNTATGAQTEAAVDAQLYAPGVPFALRRTYSSNNTSSGVLGKGWSFAYDVRLQVSDTKVVYSADSGARITFTKNATSGAYTASSLGVTATLTGSASSGFTLTSGTREKLTFNGTGRLTGWRDASGVGLTFTYSGTDLASVKDAGGRVVKLTVDPATHLLEAVELPGGQSVDYGYTDGLLTSVKGTDGGTTVYAYDADDLLARVTDPAGRTTMQAKYDSSGRVTEHTDADGKKATFSRATLETDYQDPAGGIWTDVYHGSVLRNRIDPLGNVTSYQYDTKLRLTAVTDPAGRRTTMTYDSAGGLLSRTSAGVTESWTYDSARNVSTHTDGRGAKTTYNYDTTRRLTSIVGPVGKTSFTYNTLGQVATTTSPRGKVTSLGYDDNGNLTSRTSPSGAKTTYTYDAAGRLLTNTDPRGNVSGADAAKYTTTYAYDTAGRLAKTTAPAGNATTYDYDANGNQTKATDAAGNVTTFGYDKFNRVTSVTAPDGSVETTAYDANGNVTAETDAAGGKTTYSYDKAGRLVSVTPPNGNASGADRTKYTTTYAYDRAGNLTKTVAPTGAVTSTVYDALNRPTKVTDPLGRTTTTAYDGNGNVTQVTDPLGKVTKYTYTAADLLATVTDPLGKVTTYGYDVAGNRTSVTTPLGHKTTYAYDDDDRQIRMVSARGNASGATPAKYTWTTDYDAAGKPVSLTDPLGNVAKRSYDASGNVTSVTDPAQRTTAYGYDALGRLTSVTAPDAGKTAYAYDKAGNRIRRTDPTGHVTTYGYDPAQRLTSVTDPLDRKTSYAYDADGNLTTKTTPRGTTTQNWDARGLLTKVDYSDTTPDVTYQYDAAGQMTLRENAALSEDFVYDKAGRLTKTRGFAYTYDAAGQMLTRKYADGTTITYTYDADGRTATMAADSTTTKYTYDAEANLTRTTLPNTLVEERTYDAAARLTSVNATKAGAVVTKTALALSPAGQPTRIDTTRAGVAAGGYDLTYDKAGRITAGCAPQPQVSGCAASRTTSYTYDKAGNRLTSTLGTTATSYTYDDAHQLTSSTTGSTTTNYDYDDEGNQTKAGANTYTYDLAGQISEVTKDDGLRQTFRHDSEGNLVGIGGSLPKSLTWDPNAPLPLLATETTGLTTVKSHRYDPLGQVAAVKASNGDVLSYTHDTLGSPLDVTDSTGTVDHSMAYDPFGNRELSTGTGSTIAPSYTGAYQDPTTGYLDLRARQYDTITGRFTRPDPYTPDPDTPFTQPYAYVENMPTSRVDPSGMCSVTTQLKDLFSGNWWDSDCEKEDRETATLPPAAQSAKELSDKVTNEAIEVTGQASLGFLDGVTLGSFSHLTGAQIVCPPAYNVGLFGSLLLAPFPTSGSRHLAAEGIEHATASVWTRIVATQPVYAGTVLPKSFNLLTSSGRQIWVHPNATKHIAEEIMHNGFSKSFKTEEMLFGLTRAVDAATLQGVQYGQRVLSHGWELIIAKPRNLTENPVLKHARRLG